The Theobroma cacao cultivar B97-61/B2 chromosome 2, Criollo_cocoa_genome_V2, whole genome shotgun sequence genome includes the window gaaaagacaaagaaaaagatcATTAAAACTCAGGTTACCTGACTTCCTCCTTGCACAACCATTTAAGCAGCTTTGAGTTTTTGCTGTCCGCTGGGTGCAGAAAGCTAGACAAACAGTGACAGAAAAATTAAGGGCGAGCAATAGCAGTGAATGAAAACAACCCCTTTGACTGGGGATGAATCAATTGAAACTCATTGTAGAATTTGGTGCTTACTCATTGAACTCAGTTATATTCAATAAACCATCCCCATCTGCATCTGATGCATTAAAATGTTCCTCTTTCCACCAGCCCATATCATAGCCAAAAGAAGTGTTATCTAGaatagggaaaaaaaaattcagttaCCATCTCTTAGATTATTATCTGGAAAATTAAACAGAAATCAATTACCAAATCTAAGTGTCATACTATAGGGTCATAGTGGTCATGATTGAAAGCAATATGAGATCCTAAAGAGAGTAAAATTGCTATAAAGGTTTACTCTATGCCTCTATCACTAAGAATACGATAACTACTGACCCGTCACTCATGAAAGGAGAGAACAGATCATGGATGTTTTCCATGTTTTGGCTTAATGTCGCTACATCTCTcgaaaaatttgaaaaccaCTTTTAAGGACACTTTTGTCGATTCACAAAAGGGAATAGAACGATAAACTGTTAAACAATATGAAGCAGCTAGTTTCTGTAATTCACAAAATGTGTATTAAAAACACCCATTACAAACCTCAAGCGAAATGATAATTTAGCTACAATAACAACAAGAATGCCAAATCACACAACAAAATATACACAAAAGCAACAAGGATAGTTTCATAgatgaattaaaaattagttttattatGGTAAAGATCACTGACCATTCTTCACCCAGCTGGGAGGCTCATACTCTTTATATGAAATTAACCCATCATGGTTTTTATCATGAATCTCCATCTCCCTCTGAGTCCTGTGCAAGACTTCCCTTGCAGCCTGCTGCAGGTTCCACTCAGTCAATTCGTTCTCAGTCACAAAACCGTCTGCTGGGTCCACATCAATCTTGGGAAACAGCAACACCAACCTGTTCAATCCATTAAACCTCCACTCAATCAACATCTATCGAAATGTGACTGTCAAAATGCATCGACAAGTATATAGATACAGGTGCTAGGTTTACATAAGCCGCATCATGATGCAAAGATCATATACACAAATAGAATCAGTTTATAAACTGACAAAAAAAACCAGCACGCATGTGTTACCAACCAAAGTAATAACAAGGTACCCCTTGTACATGgcaaatataaaacaattgaGCATGCTCACATAACACACCTAGCATAATTTCCTGTAAACCACATCAACAACTACAAAACTTTACCAATAATATATCCGTCAGCAAATAAACTAGAACTAATCATGAACAATGATTATAAATAGATCTATTCTACAAATTCACACCTAGATGCAAGTGACACAGATATAAGAAGCATCAATGTCAACAAGTAAAGGCAGCTTAAAACAGTAGTAATTGTTTAAGCATATTACTAGATGAAGCACGCAtttataactaaataaatttgGCAGCTAAAACACTAATTAAAGCTCCAAAATTTCAACCTTAACCAAAAAAGtaacatgaatttaaaaataaatgcaatACCACCAACCTATCGGTAACATTGAACTTTTCCTCATCATTCAAGTAATCCTCAGCGTTCATAAAATCCTCCCACTCGGGCTGCGACTCTTCAGCCGGTGCGGGGTCATGCGTAAACTCAGGATGGGAATGCTCGAAGTGCTGTTTCTCCCATTGGCGGTCTTCACGACGGCGCTCGATGTCCGCCACGAGTGGGTCAAAAGCCACTGGCTCGTGGCGGGTGGGTTTGCCGAAGTTGTAGGAAGTTCGGAGCTTGAGGCGGCGATGGCGGTTGTGGCTGGAGTGTTTATTCGGGGAATAAGAGATTAGGAAGAGGATTAGAAGCGCCACGGTGATGTACACAATGGCTGAAACTTTTCCCATCTGTGGGAAGTACCCAAAAGTTGATAGAAAAGCGAGAGATCTATGAGGATGTGAAAAGGGTCATGAAAAAATTGGGTTaaggaaagagaagagatCTACCCCAAAAGcagtcaaaaaaaaaaaaagaattgcagagaaagaaaagatgggTTTAGAGTTTAGAGAGGTTTTGAAGGATTTGGACTAACAATGGAAAAGGAAGTGAAGTGATGGCATTGCGGGAGTCTCCTTTTAGATCTGTTGCTATTAATCATCATGACTTATTACATCCTTATTGCACCCTCCAATTACGCAAATTCTTTATTCCAAATACTCCTACTTGAACTAATAAATAAGAGTTGGataatatttattacacattaattttatatttgatgcaataaaagtatatataatatataatattttaattaattttaaatgattttggatATATTAGTAGTgaattaaatataaacttttaaaCAATTAGATCACggttttttttcaatattaatattgCAAGTCAAACATACAACTGGGTTAACAtggtattaattaattaaagtaCTTCTCAAATCGCGATTAACTCTAGTTACTAATATGCCTTTTCTTTATAATAACAATGCTTGATGGGCCCAAAAAATAGTCCAAATAGATGTGCAGCTCTGGCCTGCTGCTGGCGGCCCAATTCCTCAAGGAAAAGCCCATGCTTGTTCTTACCGTCTTTTGCAAAATACTAGAATTACAAAACATGCAATCATTGTCACTGCATTTGTTTTAATCTGTCTGAAGTTTGACAGGGCGGTGGTTTCAGtgttattttaaatattaaccAGTCGGCACCTGTTTGAACCGAACATGTGTTTCCATATGTATGTAAGCAAAATGGTCTCAACTCTACTTCGGTCATATAGCTGGGATTTGTGGTTACTTTTGCTTATTTATCATAGTCTTCCTGCATTACTACATGTACTTGCATTTGGACGACGGAGTAAAGCTCAAAGAGCACTAAGagtaattgtttttttttattcttattttaatacaatttttattattattatttttaaaaataatattaaaatgtaaGTAGATTAAAAAATGTTGTAATAATTAACTCAGAAAAATAATTGTCTTccatcataaaaatatctaattgCGGCGGGTAAGTAGATATTTTTGCTTTCTTAAAATCTAATGAACAATGATTATAAGTAAACATCGTTATAATGacattattcttaatctctattcaaaatatatttgtaGTAAAAGGTGCATTCTTACTTCATTTTAACACTTgttaagtgttttttttttttacacaaAATATGGGACAAATGAACGGtttaaatctttaaatagAAGTACGAATGtataatttatcttttacttGTCTTGTAGTGGGTCTTATATTTTGaataagattttaaaaaataagatcaTATTTAAAGTctattacattttatttttaaaaaaaataagatttgatttttaatttgaggATGTTTTCATGggttaaaagaaattttatctttgtaCATTAGTCATCCTAAAAGAAGCAATAATTATTGAATTGAATTAAAGTTGATCTTGAAAAAGGAGAATGtgtttcaaattttcattatcaatttaactaattgGATAAAAACAGATATAATactgaaataaaattttaaattattcatgaaaatttaaataagtcattaattttttttgttacattcaattaagttcttatatttttattctgagttaaatagatttttataattaatagttaattaattgtatTAGTTAAATTgtcacttattattttatattacgtAGTGTTAATATGGCACGATACGTATTATGCTTTTGTGGTGTGATGACATAATTACgtagtatttttattttttaaattagtcatacatgaatataaagaaaataatattttgattaattataattaatcaatttgtttagttcaaaataaaactataagaattaaattgaatacaataaaaaataaaaattaatttaaaatatttaaataattaaatttttttaaaatattatataaaaaccctttttactctttcatCCTTAACAACAGAGTTAATTCATGGATTCTTCATTCTGATGTAGGCAATTTAATATATGGTGTCAGTGCATTTATAGCACTAGCAGTAGTCTGCTGCTAAGTTTAGTACGAAAGAGGTTTctggttttttatttattctattaatttcaatacttttttgagaaagaaagaaaatgatctCATTCAAATGGTTTCAATAtagaaatttgatttcaaaGTTGATAatgatcatcatcatcataaattAAAGAACAAGACATTTGGGACCAAAATTGATGTATTGTCAAAGCCAAATGATCTGTAACTAGAATATTTTGCATCACAAAAATTGGAAATCAATGGTTGATCATAACTCATCAATAACTGAACCAAAGAATCTCATCTGACCTTTGACTACTCTACTCAAAGCCAAGAGATGACAAATGCCACTCCCCACAACTTACCAAGTAGGAATCTTTCTCTAAAAGACTAATAATTAAGAAGGTACTTCAATATTAGGGAAAACAGTTTGCTTTGTTCTTTGATTGAAACTTAAACATTTCGACTTTAATGGAAGAGAAATTCATTTGTGGCAAGTCTCGGACGGTGTATGAATGCCACCGAGGGTTCAAAAGGGGAGACAAAAACCCCAAATTGGGTGAAGAAGAGTGGCGGTGGAACCACGATAAATTGCAATTATTAAAACCATGGGCCACGGACCATGTGCTTTGTTAGACTCGTGAACTTTGACCTTTTGCCGACGTGGCAATATACGCTTggttttaatttcattgctTGTCAAACTGGCACATTGCATGTTTCTagattttatccaaaatataATAAAGGCAAATGCCAAAAACATCGGTTTACAATGTCAGAAATTCCAAATTAAGCATCCAAAAACAGGGAAAAAAAACAATGGTAAAATCTCAACTCAAATTCTATTAGTAAAACAGTAAATTTATCCATATTTCCtattgaaattaagagttcGTTTGGTGACCGAAAAATAacttattaagaaaaatttttaaataaaaaatatttgtaaaaaaatttaatattttgtgTTAGTTACATAAATAgtcacaaatattttatattgtttGGATTAtcctaaaaaatatttttatatattacgtTATTTGGatgttaaaataataaataagaattGGTTACAAAGTATTTGATTTTCACTAATTTGATatcaaaataaagaatatacatgaaaattgataaaaatcaataataatatttttcaaaacatttaaccACGTATTTATAACtcaactatatatatatatatatatatatatatatataataagaaaCCTTTAATGTCTTATTTTTGCACCACATGGAGTGATATTTTTGTGTTGTTTGAAGCTCTACTTGATTGACATGTGGTCTGTTTGAGGTTCGAGGTTTTCAGATATGGGTTTGGTCTTTTTGatctttcattttaaatatgtGGGTTTGAAGTCTTgtgtgtttttcatttttgaattcATCTATTTTTTAGTATGATCTCTATTACCatttctgtttcttttattaattctATCACAGTTTATGAATTTTTCTATCAATTCCGTTACGATGAAGTTTCAAACAATGGATTACATCCTTACCTTTTGTCTTAGTATGCTTTTCTAACTTCTTGTACATTGATCCATCTACTTATAAAACCTCAATGCTTTTTTTGGATAAGTTATATttctttgaataaaaaatagtttagAATAATTAAGTTGTTTAGATCAAATTAACAAGTATTTATAGATACCAATTAAGTATGCTAATATCtaagtattttatttaaacattagTCGAATATAATCATTCATACGATCCTTaactataatttataattaaagtaagctttaattttttaaaatatttctatCATATCACTTTTTTAccataataataaaaactgtttatatttattaattatgtaagACATCTAAAatctatatttatatgtattcattacaaaaatatcaatatttatgAATGATGTAAGACATCTAAaatctatatttttatatatattcatcaGATCactaaaatcttttttaattataattattagtaaaatttatttaatttataaataaaaattaaattatattgaataattttatttttttaattttaataatattaaatagtttaaatattaatattttaagttaaaaattttgaaattaaatattaatatatttttatttttttaatcttttaaattaaatgttaatattcatcaaatctaataaaacattttttgtagtcaatgactattttacccatttacttataaaataatttaaatttaaaataaatttttaatctttcaaagaaatataacttttcaaaatattttttgaacaatattttaaatcaaacaaacgacattaaataaaaacaaaaaaatctttttctgtaCTTTCCTTTTGGGCTACCATAATGATATTATTAAGTGCGATTAAAGCAAACATCAGCAATCACAAGGTGGAAAGAAACTAGTACTAATAGATAActgataattaaattttttttaggtaTAGTAATTAACAGAACAGAACCCAATAAATAATGGAAAGTCTTCTTCTTTGTCTCTAATCCTGTTGGAATACCTCATCACACAAACTCCCATTACGCCCAACCGATCACACATTGCCTTTtgactcttttcttcttcttttttgttttggttagaACGGTTTCAGCAACTGAAAAAGGCAACCCATTGttggtaaaaaaattaaagattgaGACTTTGCTGGGTTGTTTTCTTTGCTATTTTGTCTCTTTACAAGAacaagaaaaggagaaaatataaaggaaaggTAATGATTCAGAGTCAATCATTATGGATGCATATAGTAGTAATACGATAAGAAttgttattaaaattatatattgttCTCTGCAACTGGGTGTGGTTATCTCATCTACTGACAtccaaatttgtttttgtttgtttggaGTCTCAAAAAGggagaaggaaaagagaaagagagagaagttcaatttgctctttttctctctctgaATAAAGttgtcttttttatttttattttctctttctttgtaTACATGTTAGTATAATCTTGTCAGATATTAATGGGAATTGCAGATTCCAGTGTATGTGAGCAACTTGGAGGGAGGGGTGTGAGGCTTTTTCTATCCCAGCTGTCCTATTTGTAGCAAAGTAGTTGTTGGAGGTGATGGGACCAATTGACCCATCCTCTAACCTCCTTTGTGGATATTTCAGGATAACCCATCAACATCATCTATAATTTCTATGTCTACCCTTTGTAAATTTGTCAACAATTTGTgctttttttgagtttttccttttgagcctgtttttgttttctttcatggagtggtttttttttttgggttttctgGATACTAccaatttgttcttattaGGGGGATTCTAATTCCACTCCATAGTTATAACCTAAAAAGTCTTGTAAATAAGTTAACTTACAACTGAAATATATACTGGGATGTTATTTCTTGATTAAAAAGTTTTGACGGAAATACAGGAGGGAGATCGTGGAGTAGGATTTGGCACTATCAAAGGTTAGATTTTTATGACTTTGGTtggttaaaaagaaatttcctGCTTGTATAATTAGGAAGAAAAAGTTTATCTGAGCTTCGGTTAAAGTGTCAGAATCTTGATAGTGCCAGTACTATGAGTTGTAGGTGGTCTTTCATTTTGTGGCGTTTTGTACAGTTATTGTGAACTCTTTTTAGGTTTGAATAGTGAGACAGCAAGGAATCTGAGGTGAGCTTTTTCTCCCCCAAGGTCCTAACTCAAGAGTTTAAAATCCAGGAATTACTGGGTAAGTATCTTCAATGGGAATTAAAATCCCAGGAATCACCTAGTTTGATATCTCTATGGTTGAAGAAACCCTGGTATCAGTTAGTGggttttaccttttctttttggtgtCTTACTGAAAGACcgaaagtaattttttttttcaggaTGGTTGTTTCCAATATATGGCTAGCATCCAGAAATTCCTTTGCTCATTgttttaagtttgaaaattgcctttttcttaaattcatGATTTTATAGAAGACTGAAACTTAAAGTACCCTCCTCAATGCAACTTGTAGTTTGgagtcttttctttttttgggttcTGATTTGAACTTGAAAGGGAAGCCTATTGGATTCATTGCCACCTTATGCTGAGAGTGAGTAATTTATGGTGATTCTCCTTACTGATTTATTAgcagaagaaaacaaagaatgaGGAGATGAAGTGTATTCTGTAAAATCTGGTTTTTAACAGAGTGAGGCAGTAGCAGGATAACTTTATGTGGGCCTCTGCTGTTAAAGCTGTTGTTATCAACCAGTCTTTTTGTTAACTGA containing:
- the LOC18608445 gene encoding calumenin-B, which produces MGKVSAIVYITVALLILFLISYSPNKHSSHNRHRRLKLRTSYNFGKPTRHEPVAFDPLVADIERRREDRQWEKQHFEHSHPEFTHDPAPAEESQPEWEDFMNAEDYLNDEEKFNVTDRLVLLFPKIDVDPADGFVTENELTEWNLQQAAREVLHRTQREMEIHDKNHDGLISYKEYEPPSWVKNDNTSFGYDMGWWKEEHFNASDADGDGLLNITEFNDFLHPADSKNSKLLKWLCKEEVRERDTDKDGKVNFNEFFHGLFDLVRNYDEEGHNSSHPSDDSMEAPAKRLFSQLDKDGDRFLSDEELLPIIGKLHPSERYYAKQQADYIISQADSDKDGHLSLVEMIDSPYVFYSAIFNDDEDEDDYEYHDEFR